A section of the Arcobacter roscoffensis genome encodes:
- a CDS encoding aldehyde dehydrogenase family protein encodes MTYNYEEGLYINGSWQKGVSTIENINPSDISENIGSVAQASVEQVNEAITAAKTAQPSWEKTPLEHKVNVLQAIGDELIQRCEELGELLAREEGKSKAEGKGEIYRSGQFFQYYAAEVLRQIGENAASVRPGIDIDVTREAVGVVGIISPWNFPTATAAWKIAPALAFGNAVIWKPANLTPASAVALTEIISRQDIPAGTFNLVLGSGGTVGDTLINSKEINAISFTGSVETGRKIAVATSANFVKCQLEMGSKNSLVVASDADISVAVEAAIAGAFSGTGQKCTASSRLIVMEDIHDEFVEAMVKRMAELKVGHCLEDGIFMGPVSDKNQFDSNFKWIERAKELGGKLAFGGEKLSMEKEGYYMSPTLFVDTKNDWDVNQEEVFAPMACVIKVKDLAEAIKTANDTRFGLTAGIITQSLKTAAIFKKEAQSGCVMVNLPTAGTDYHVPFGGRKESSFGPREQGSYAREFYTIVKTAYQKPY; translated from the coding sequence ATGACTTATAATTACGAAGAAGGTTTATACATCAATGGATCGTGGCAAAAAGGTGTTTCTACAATAGAAAATATCAACCCATCAGATATTTCTGAAAATATCGGAAGTGTTGCACAAGCAAGTGTAGAGCAAGTAAATGAAGCAATTACTGCTGCAAAAACAGCTCAGCCATCATGGGAAAAAACTCCTTTAGAGCATAAAGTAAATGTACTTCAAGCAATTGGTGATGAGTTAATCCAAAGATGTGAAGAGTTAGGTGAACTTTTAGCAAGAGAAGAGGGTAAGTCAAAAGCTGAGGGTAAAGGTGAGATTTATAGATCAGGGCAATTCTTCCAGTATTATGCAGCTGAAGTATTAAGACAGATTGGTGAAAATGCAGCATCTGTTAGACCAGGTATTGATATTGATGTTACAAGAGAAGCTGTAGGAGTTGTTGGAATTATATCTCCTTGGAACTTCCCAACAGCAACAGCAGCATGGAAAATTGCACCTGCACTTGCTTTTGGAAATGCAGTTATTTGGAAGCCTGCAAACTTAACACCTGCATCAGCAGTTGCTTTAACTGAAATTATCTCAAGACAAGATATTCCAGCAGGTACATTTAACTTAGTTTTAGGTTCTGGTGGAACAGTTGGTGATACATTAATTAACTCAAAAGAGATTAATGCTATTTCATTTACAGGTTCAGTTGAAACAGGTAGAAAAATTGCAGTAGCAACATCAGCAAATTTTGTTAAATGTCAATTAGAAATGGGAAGTAAGAACTCACTTGTTGTTGCATCTGATGCTGATATTTCTGTTGCAGTTGAAGCAGCTATTGCTGGTGCCTTCTCAGGTACTGGTCAAAAATGTACAGCTTCTTCAAGACTAATTGTAATGGAAGATATTCATGATGAATTTGTAGAAGCTATGGTTAAAAGAATGGCTGAATTAAAAGTTGGACATTGTTTAGAAGATGGAATCTTCATGGGACCAGTTTCTGATAAAAATCAATTTGATTCAAACTTCAAATGGATTGAAAGAGCAAAAGAATTAGGTGGAAAACTTGCATTTGGTGGTGAAAAACTATCAATGGAAAAAGAAGGTTATTACATGAGTCCAACACTTTTTGTTGATACAAAAAATGATTGGGATGTTAACCAAGAAGAAGTTTTTGCACCAATGGCTTGTGTAATCAAAGTAAAAGACTTAGCCGAAGCTATTAAAACGGCAAATGATACTAGATTTGGACTAACAGCTGGAATTATTACTCAAAGTTTAAAAACAGCAGCAATTTTCAAAAAAGAGGCTCAAAGTGGTTGTGTTATGGTAAATCTTCCAACAGCTGGAACTGATTATCACGTACCATTTGGTGGAAGAAAAGAGTCAAGTTTTGGACCAAGAGAACAAGGTTCGTATGCAAGAGAATTCTATACAATCGTAAAAACTGCATACCAAAAACCTTATTAA
- a CDS encoding RidA family protein: MSNKKTPVKTELFASKAPLEWAITANNTLYTAQIPIDETGKVVEGGIEAQTRKTFENLVHTLECAGVSTNEVLQVLIYVTDREYLATVNKVYAEYFEAPYPNRAAVVVAGLAREEMLVEFVVYAQASK, encoded by the coding sequence ATGAGTAATAAAAAGACACCAGTTAAAACAGAATTATTTGCTTCGAAGGCACCATTAGAGTGGGCAATTACTGCAAATAATACTTTATATACAGCGCAAATCCCAATTGATGAAACAGGAAAAGTAGTTGAGGGCGGAATTGAAGCTCAAACAAGAAAAACTTTTGAGAACCTAGTTCATACATTAGAGTGTGCAGGAGTTAGTACAAATGAAGTGTTACAAGTGTTAATTTATGTTACTGATAGGGAATATTTAGCTACAGTAAATAAAGTATATGCTGAATATTTTGAAGCTCCTTATCCAAATAGGGCAGCAGTTGTAGTAGCTGGACTTGCAAGAGAAGAAATGCTTGTAGAGTTTGTAGTATATGCGCAAGCTAGCAAATAA
- a CDS encoding OprD family outer membrane porin, translating into MKKLSLSLIATLAIFNTANAGSLSEAFSNGKVSGELKSQFYQKESSDSKTVNIWTNGLNLSYITGDYNGLSSGFTFQGASVGTEDLDENPNAYDADQNVSGAVLSQAYIQYKMDNTTVKVGRQYLATPLIASSGSRIFKESFQAATLTNTDIKDTSISLMYVNKYQGRTDGKEGAPSFEKLGDGVFSIYATNKSIENLSLVGQYVEAKDLVANNTKDVSIYYLNAEYDFDAFKLGAQYYGSDDNGAANNDGNAYALKASTNINDLSLAASYSEVSKDGGVDAWHLGNGADYIYTWSWYAGSRYSADMKATKVEAGYKFTEDLSANIMHISWKTSTSSTTKETDFILDYNVSKDLSLRWLHGQLDNASNEYQSRLYASYKF; encoded by the coding sequence GTGAAAAAATTAAGTCTTAGTTTAATAGCTACATTAGCAATTTTTAATACAGCAAATGCAGGTAGTTTATCAGAAGCCTTTTCAAATGGAAAGGTATCAGGTGAGTTAAAATCACAGTTTTATCAAAAAGAGAGTAGTGATTCAAAAACAGTTAATATTTGGACAAATGGTTTAAACCTTTCATATATTACAGGTGATTACAATGGTTTAAGTTCAGGATTTACTTTTCAAGGTGCATCAGTAGGCACTGAAGATTTAGATGAAAATCCAAATGCTTATGATGCAGATCAAAATGTTAGTGGTGCAGTTTTATCTCAAGCTTATATTCAGTACAAGATGGATAATACAACAGTAAAAGTAGGTAGACAATACTTGGCAACACCACTTATAGCTTCTTCTGGTTCAAGAATCTTTAAAGAATCTTTTCAAGCTGCTACTTTAACAAATACAGATATAAAAGATACTTCAATTTCTTTAATGTATGTAAATAAGTACCAAGGAAGAACTGATGGAAAAGAGGGTGCTCCTTCTTTTGAAAAATTAGGTGATGGAGTATTTTCTATTTATGCAACTAACAAGTCAATCGAAAATTTAAGTTTAGTAGGTCAATATGTTGAAGCAAAAGATTTAGTAGCTAATAATACTAAAGATGTAAGTATTTACTATTTAAATGCTGAGTATGATTTTGATGCCTTTAAATTAGGTGCTCAATATTATGGTTCTGATGATAATGGTGCAGCAAATAATGATGGAAATGCTTATGCTTTAAAAGCCTCAACAAATATAAATGATTTATCTTTAGCTGCTTCATACAGTGAAGTTTCAAAAGATGGTGGAGTTGATGCTTGGCATCTAGGAAACGGAGCTGATTATATTTATACATGGAGTTGGTATGCAGGCTCTAGATACTCAGCAGATATGAAAGCAACAAAAGTAGAAGCTGGGTATAAATTTACAGAAGACTTATCTGCAAATATTATGCATATAAGTTGGAAAACAAGTACAAGTTCTACTACAAAAGAAACAGATTTTATACTTGATTATAATGTATCTAAAGACCTTTCTTTAAGATGGTTACATGGACAGCTAGATAATGCTAGTAATGAATACCAGTCAAGACTTTACGCATCTTATAAATTCTAA
- a CDS encoding GntR family transcriptional regulator, which translates to MSVKKIKRSKTQTITEQVYKQLEQMIVFCEIEPGSVLTEKEICDMLGAGRTPVREALLLLSKRFLINFSKLGIMIPEMNSSIQLQLLEMRRPILKTCVECAIKRLTQVDKDNIAELLDSVDDLTEPEFLNWLEKRQEVLSKASKNFFIYEELRNVQGLSRRFWYYYSKKEDNIVVRDLHKKILKAVYDENEDDAVKYVDEIIDYIENFVKKNSI; encoded by the coding sequence ATGAGCGTAAAAAAAATAAAAAGATCTAAAACCCAAACAATTACAGAACAAGTTTATAAACAGTTAGAACAAATGATTGTCTTTTGTGAGATTGAACCAGGAAGTGTTTTAACAGAAAAAGAGATTTGTGATATGTTAGGTGCTGGAAGAACACCTGTTCGTGAAGCTCTACTTTTATTATCAAAACGCTTTTTAATTAACTTTTCTAAATTAGGTATTATGATTCCAGAGATGAACTCATCAATACAATTACAACTTTTAGAAATGAGAAGACCTATTTTAAAAACTTGTGTAGAATGTGCCATAAAAAGACTTACTCAAGTAGATAAAGATAATATTGCTGAGTTATTAGACTCTGTAGATGACCTAACAGAGCCTGAATTCTTAAACTGGCTAGAAAAAAGACAAGAAGTTTTATCAAAGGCATCAAAGAATTTTTTTATTTATGAAGAGCTTAGAAATGTACAAGGTTTATCAAGAAGATTTTGGTATTACTATTCAAAAAAAGAAGATAATATTGTAGTTAGAGATTTACATAAAAAGATATTAAAAGCAGTATATGATGAAAATGAAGATGATGCTGTAAAATATGTTGATGAGATTATAGACTATATAGAAAACTTCGTGAAAAAAAACTCAATTTAA
- a CDS encoding glutamine--tRNA ligase/YqeY domain fusion protein, which yields MSENKDFLRVKVEEDLKAGKYKEVVTRFPPEPNGFPHIGHAKSICINFGIASDYDGHCNLRMDDTNPTKEDTKYVEALKDAVQWLGFDWGKSVYFTSDYFQKIYEYAVQLIKMGKAYVDSVDEEQMREFRGTVTQAGKRSEYANRTIEENLDLFEKMKNGEFKDGEHVLRAKIDMGAANMKLRDPLLYRIRHAHHFRTGDKWCIYPMYDFAHCLSDYIEGVTHSICTLEFENNRDIYNWVLDTLELTPPRPYQHEFARLGINYTVMSKRKLLELVDGNYVSGWDDPRMPTIAGYKRRGYTKESILNFCDQIGIAKANSMVDVAQLEYSIRDDLNTKVPRVMAVLDPLKVTIENYEGSEELEASYYPHDVPKEGTRKIPFSGELYIEREDFSENPPKGFYRLTPEQPVRLRHGYIIACKEVVKDNEGNITEIKAQYYADSKSGSDTSGIKVKSAIQWVSAKEAKKVEVRLYDRLYKNEAPESLDDLNPTSLKIIKDALIEPAVITEKPDERFQFERQGYFYADPVDYCEENPVFNKIVGLKDSWGKKTQKAKPQEKATPKAQEKKVQIDGVEAPMTDAQKALYEKYTKNYGLNDAVSNTLARDESLSSFYEKALENIKNSKVSLANIVVTEVARVLKEQDTAEIKFNEKQVASLVAMLDDKTISSKIAKQIFEEMAKTGKEPKQIVEEKGLVQISDPAVISPIIDEVISKNPDNVEKFKAGNNKLLGFFVGQVLKATGGKANPQIVNKLVAEALK from the coding sequence ATGAGTGAGAATAAAGATTTTTTACGTGTTAAAGTAGAAGAGGACTTAAAAGCTGGTAAATATAAAGAGGTAGTTACAAGATTTCCTCCTGAACCAAATGGTTTCCCTCATATAGGACATGCTAAATCAATCTGTATAAATTTTGGTATTGCAAGTGATTACGATGGTCATTGTAATCTAAGAATGGATGATACAAACCCTACAAAAGAAGACACAAAGTATGTAGAAGCATTAAAAGATGCTGTACAGTGGCTTGGTTTTGATTGGGGGAAAAGTGTATATTTTACATCTGATTATTTCCAAAAAATATATGAGTACGCAGTACAGCTTATTAAAATGGGTAAAGCATATGTAGATAGTGTGGATGAAGAACAAATGAGAGAGTTCAGAGGTACTGTTACACAAGCTGGTAAAAGAAGCGAATATGCAAATAGAACCATAGAAGAAAATTTAGACCTTTTTGAGAAAATGAAAAATGGTGAGTTCAAAGATGGAGAACATGTGTTAAGAGCAAAGATTGATATGGGTGCAGCAAATATGAAGCTTAGAGACCCACTTCTATATAGAATTAGACATGCACATCATTTTAGAACAGGTGATAAGTGGTGTATTTATCCTATGTATGATTTTGCTCATTGTTTATCTGATTACATCGAAGGTGTAACTCACTCTATTTGTACTTTAGAGTTTGAAAATAATAGAGATATTTATAATTGGGTTTTAGACACTTTAGAGTTAACTCCTCCAAGACCATATCAACATGAGTTTGCAAGACTTGGTATAAACTATACAGTTATGAGTAAAAGAAAGCTTTTAGAGTTAGTTGATGGAAATTATGTTAGTGGTTGGGATGATCCTAGAATGCCTACAATTGCTGGATATAAAAGAAGAGGGTATACAAAAGAGTCTATTTTAAACTTCTGTGATCAAATAGGTATTGCAAAAGCAAATTCTATGGTTGATGTAGCTCAGTTAGAGTACTCAATTAGAGATGATTTAAATACAAAAGTTCCAAGAGTTATGGCTGTACTTGATCCTTTAAAAGTAACTATTGAAAACTATGAAGGAAGTGAAGAGCTTGAAGCTTCATATTATCCTCATGATGTACCAAAAGAAGGTACAAGAAAGATACCTTTTAGTGGTGAACTTTATATAGAAAGAGAAGATTTTAGTGAAAATCCTCCAAAAGGGTTTTATAGATTAACACCTGAACAGCCTGTAAGATTAAGACATGGATATATTATTGCTTGTAAAGAAGTAGTAAAAGATAATGAAGGTAATATCACTGAAATTAAAGCCCAATATTACGCTGACTCAAAAAGTGGAAGTGATACAAGTGGAATAAAAGTAAAAAGTGCTATTCAATGGGTTAGTGCAAAAGAGGCTAAAAAAGTTGAAGTAAGACTTTATGATAGACTTTATAAAAATGAAGCACCTGAAAGCTTAGATGATTTAAATCCCACTTCACTTAAGATTATAAAAGATGCTTTGATAGAACCTGCTGTGATTACTGAAAAACCTGATGAAAGATTCCAGTTTGAAAGACAAGGTTATTTCTATGCTGACCCTGTTGATTATTGTGAAGAAAATCCAGTATTTAATAAAATCGTAGGATTAAAAGACTCTTGGGGTAAGAAAACTCAAAAAGCAAAACCACAAGAAAAAGCTACACCAAAAGCTCAAGAAAAAAAAGTGCAAATTGACGGTGTTGAAGCTCCTATGACTGATGCACAAAAAGCACTTTATGAAAAGTATACTAAAAACTATGGTTTAAACGATGCTGTTTCAAATACTTTAGCAAGAGATGAATCTCTTTCTTCATTTTATGAAAAAGCTTTAGAAAACATAAAAAATAGTAAAGTTAGTTTAGCAAATATAGTAGTAACAGAAGTAGCAAGAGTTCTAAAAGAACAAGACACAGCTGAAATAAAGTTTAATGAAAAACAAGTAGCCTCTTTAGTGGCTATGCTTGATGATAAAACTATTTCTTCAAAAATTGCAAAACAAATATTTGAAGAAATGGCAAAAACAGGAAAAGAACCAAAACAAATAGTAGAAGAAAAAGGTTTAGTTCAAATAAGTGACCCAGCTGTAATTTCTCCTATAATTGATGAGGTGATTTCAAAAAATCCTGATAATGTAGAAAAATTCAAAGCAGGAAATAATAAACTTTTAGGCTTCTTTGTAGGGCAAGTTTTAAAAGCTACAGGTGGAAAAGCAAATCCTCAGATTGTAAATAAATTAGTAGCAGAAGCTTTAAAATAA
- a CDS encoding ABC-F family ATP-binding cassette domain-containing protein: MIELINISKSYPTGELYNDLNLRVNQGNKIGLVGRNGTGKSTLFKLILGEEPQDTGEIKFPKAYRIGALKQYFDFTEKKLIDETALALNEDDKYDIYKAEKMLFGLGFSEEDLEKDPKSFSGGYQIRINLAKLLLTEPNMLLLDEPTNYLDILSIRWLKAFLKSFQGEVILITHDREFMDSVCTHTLGIIRRSAFMVQGGTRKFYEQILANEEHHEKQKIAQEKKIKDLEEFIAKNKARAATATLAQSKVKILEKMEILEDIDYDANLNFDFNYKDTAAKFLLEVEDLSFGYTSDNILFKNINFALSKGETIGIIGKNGKGKSTLLNTIAKELEALSGNVKYHPSCEYGHFGQTNISHLNKDNTIMDEIYSVNHKLPEAVIRSICGLMMFSGDNAKKKISLLSGGEKSRVMLGKIIAQDVNLLFLDEPTNHLDIDSIDALTTAIKAFEGSCMIVTHSEELLRAVCDRLIIFTNDGADYFNGTYDEFLEKGGWDDGQDEPKKKAVKPKRNKKEIRKLRSIIVAEKSKATKPLKLEIEEIEALEGVEKQKKQARLAELQNELEKLNAEFEKRMDEV, encoded by the coding sequence ATGATTGAATTAATAAATATATCAAAAAGCTATCCAACTGGGGAACTATATAATGATTTAAACCTTAGAGTAAACCAAGGGAATAAAATAGGATTAGTAGGAAGAAATGGTACTGGAAAATCAACACTTTTTAAACTAATATTAGGTGAAGAACCACAAGATACAGGAGAGATTAAATTTCCAAAAGCTTATAGAATTGGTGCTTTAAAACAGTATTTTGATTTTACTGAGAAAAAACTAATAGATGAAACAGCACTTGCTTTAAATGAAGATGATAAATATGATATTTACAAAGCTGAAAAAATGTTATTTGGTCTTGGATTTAGTGAAGAAGACTTAGAAAAAGACCCAAAATCTTTCTCAGGTGGTTATCAAATAAGAATAAACCTAGCAAAACTACTGCTTACTGAGCCAAATATGCTTTTACTAGATGAGCCTACTAACTACTTAGATATTTTATCAATTAGATGGTTAAAAGCCTTTTTAAAGTCTTTTCAAGGGGAAGTTATTTTAATCACGCACGATAGAGAGTTTATGGATAGCGTGTGTACTCATACACTTGGAATAATAAGAAGAAGTGCTTTTATGGTTCAAGGTGGTACTAGAAAGTTTTATGAGCAAATCCTAGCAAATGAAGAACACCACGAAAAACAAAAAATAGCACAAGAAAAAAAGATAAAAGATTTAGAAGAGTTTATCGCTAAAAACAAAGCAAGAGCAGCAACAGCAACACTTGCCCAATCAAAAGTAAAAATACTAGAAAAAATGGAAATCCTAGAAGATATAGACTATGATGCCAACCTAAACTTTGACTTCAACTATAAAGATACAGCAGCTAAGTTTTTACTTGAAGTAGAAGACTTAAGCTTTGGATATACATCTGATAATATACTATTTAAAAATATCAACTTTGCCCTTTCAAAAGGTGAGACTATAGGTATCATAGGGAAAAATGGTAAGGGTAAATCTACGCTATTAAATACAATAGCAAAAGAACTTGAAGCTTTAAGTGGAAATGTAAAATACCACCCTTCATGTGAATATGGACACTTTGGACAAACAAATATTTCACATTTAAACAAAGACAACACTATCATGGATGAAATTTATAGTGTAAATCATAAACTTCCAGAAGCAGTTATTAGAAGTATATGTGGTCTTATGATGTTTAGTGGAGATAATGCAAAAAAGAAAATCTCACTTCTTTCAGGTGGTGAAAAATCAAGAGTAATGCTTGGAAAAATCATCGCACAAGATGTAAACTTACTTTTCCTAGATGAGCCTACAAACCACTTAGATATAGACTCTATTGATGCACTTACAACAGCTATCAAAGCTTTTGAGGGTTCTTGTATGATTGTAACGCACTCAGAAGAGTTACTAAGAGCTGTTTGTGATAGACTTATCATCTTTACAAATGATGGCGCTGATTACTTCAATGGAACATACGATGAGTTCTTAGAAAAAGGTGGTTGGGATGATGGTCAAGATGAACCAAAGAAAAAAGCAGTAAAACCTAAAAGAAATAAAAAAGAGATTAGAAAACTAAGATCAATTATCGTAGCTGAAAAAAGTAAAGCTACAAAACCACTAAAACTTGAAATAGAAGAGATTGAAGCTTTAGAGGGAGTTGAAAAACAGAAAAAACAAGCAAGATTAGCAGAACTTCAAAATGAACTTGAAAAACTAAATGCCGAGTTTGAAAAAAGAATGGATGAAGTTTAA
- a CDS encoding sensor histidine kinase — translation MEFLSSRFKIIFAYALFGSLWIFYSDKLVSILVNDIKTLNTIQSYKGWFFIFITSLLLLYLIKHFEKQRNKIEKKLREKDLLLIQQSKMATMGEMIDNIAHQWKQPLNNISTCSTGVKLQKELDILSNENLIKEMTNIHDSVKYLSETIDDFRDFFNTDKTKKEFSLEKCIDKVFLLVTSKLKNRNIQIIKNIQEDKIVAVENEIVQVIINIINNAIDALDNSMYENRYIFVDTQSKDNQIYISIKDNAQGINENIIEKIFESRFTTKKEGKGTGIGLYMSKVIINSYNGTIEAKNCKFEYKNKEYVGAKFEVCIPIESN, via the coding sequence TTGGAATTCTTATCTTCTAGATTTAAAATAATTTTTGCATATGCTTTATTTGGTTCATTATGGATCTTTTATTCAGATAAACTGGTATCTATTTTAGTAAATGATATTAAAACATTAAACACAATTCAATCATATAAAGGTTGGTTTTTTATTTTTATTACGTCTTTACTACTTTTATATTTAATAAAACATTTTGAAAAGCAAAGAAATAAAATAGAAAAAAAACTAAGAGAGAAAGACTTACTACTTATACAACAATCAAAAATGGCCACAATGGGAGAAATGATTGATAATATTGCACACCAATGGAAGCAACCTTTAAATAATATTTCAACTTGTTCAACAGGAGTAAAGCTACAAAAAGAGTTAGATATTCTTTCCAATGAAAACTTAATAAAAGAAATGACAAATATCCATGACTCAGTAAAATACCTATCAGAAACAATAGATGATTTCAGAGATTTTTTTAATACAGATAAAACAAAAAAAGAATTTTCTTTAGAAAAATGTATTGATAAAGTTTTTTTACTTGTAACTTCAAAACTTAAAAATAGAAATATTCAGATAATAAAAAACATACAAGAAGATAAGATTGTAGCTGTAGAAAATGAGATAGTTCAAGTGATTATAAATATAATAAATAATGCCATAGATGCTTTAGATAATTCTATGTATGAAAACAGATATATTTTTGTAGATACACAAAGTAAAGACAATCAAATCTATATTTCAATAAAAGATAATGCACAAGGTATAAATGAAAATATAATAGAAAAAATATTTGAATCTAGATTTACCACAAAAAAAGAAGGAAAAGGTACAGGTATAGGACTTTATATGAGTAAAGTTATCATCAATTCATACAATGGTACAATTGAAGCTAAAAACTGTAAGTTTGAATATAAAAACAAAGAGTATGTTGGTGCAAAATTTGAGGTTTGTATTCCAATTGAGTCTAATTAA
- a CDS encoding sensor histidine kinase, which yields MIFEDEKKLLKIIKFAPTVFIIIVTTIFLLIQYTKTKTSFENEKNKIQTDYSQKNKELIKQRVSEVYDFIKREQEQTEYELKSSLNEAVDNAYAIASTIYNQNKDKDIQTIKKLIIDALRNIRFLDGRGYYFVYENTGKNILLPHNPELEGKDFWEHQDAKGSYIIKDMTSLLSKKDKAFYEWYWYNPKNPDKQRKKLGLVRNFEPFDWFIGTGEYVQDFEKQMQERVLNHIREIRYGNSGYIFIINYDSIYLSHIRKNFINQNAVANNDTVDIKKVIEELIDISKNGEGYYSYIQNKKPGIDEPITKTSYVKGLNEWQWMIGTGFYEDEIKSSIKKRKIQLENQFENYLLNTLEVTLLVTVLLLLISTYLSKILQKRFLRYKKAIEEKALENTRQHTLLSQQSKMAAMGEMIGNIAHQWRQPLSTISTVSTGLKLQKELNIIDDKDLYDGLDNINNTVQYLSNTIDDFRNFFRTDKEKSQFSVQESFDNAISLVKTSFHNKEIEIIKNSEDYEINSYKNELIQVIINLLNNAKDELIKKDKNFEKIVFLSVFKEDNSIKIQVKDNAGGIPEDIIDRVFEPYFTTKHQSQGTGIGLYMSREIIVKNMNGKVEVYNTSFNYNNILFKGAVFQIDLPLHT from the coding sequence ATGATATTTGAAGATGAAAAAAAACTATTAAAAATAATAAAATTCGCACCAACAGTTTTTATTATTATTGTAACGACTATATTTTTACTAATCCAATACACAAAAACCAAAACAAGTTTTGAAAACGAAAAAAACAAAATACAAACTGACTATTCACAGAAAAATAAAGAACTTATAAAACAAAGAGTTTCAGAAGTTTATGACTTTATAAAAAGAGAACAAGAACAAACTGAATATGAACTAAAATCTTCACTAAATGAAGCGGTTGACAATGCCTATGCCATAGCTTCTACAATCTATAACCAAAATAAAGATAAAGATATACAAACAATAAAAAAGCTGATAATTGATGCTTTAAGAAATATTCGTTTTTTAGATGGTAGGGGTTACTATTTTGTATATGAAAACACTGGGAAAAATATCCTTCTTCCCCACAATCCTGAACTTGAAGGCAAAGATTTTTGGGAACATCAAGATGCAAAAGGTTCATACATCATAAAAGATATGACTTCACTACTTAGTAAAAAAGATAAAGCCTTTTACGAATGGTACTGGTACAATCCAAAAAATCCTGATAAACAAAGAAAAAAGCTAGGTTTAGTTAGAAACTTTGAGCCATTTGATTGGTTTATAGGTACTGGTGAGTATGTGCAGGATTTTGAAAAACAGATGCAAGAAAGAGTTTTAAATCATATTAGAGAGATTAGATATGGGAATAGTGGTTATATCTTTATCATAAACTATGATTCTATATATTTAAGTCATATTCGAAAAAACTTTATAAATCAAAATGCAGTTGCAAACAATGATACAGTAGATATAAAAAAAGTTATTGAAGAGCTAATAGATATTTCTAAAAATGGGGAAGGGTACTATTCTTATATTCAAAATAAAAAACCAGGTATTGATGAGCCTATCACAAAAACAAGTTATGTAAAAGGCTTAAATGAGTGGCAATGGATGATAGGTACAGGCTTTTATGAAGATGAAATCAAAAGTTCTATAAAAAAAAGAAAAATACAGTTAGAAAATCAATTTGAAAACTATCTTTTAAATACTTTGGAAGTTACACTTTTAGTAACTGTGTTATTACTTTTAATCTCTACTTATTTATCAAAGATTTTACAAAAAAGATTTTTAAGATATAAAAAAGCTATTGAAGAAAAAGCCTTAGAAAACACAAGACAACATACTTTACTTTCTCAACAATCAAAGATGGCAGCTATGGGTGAGATGATAGGAAATATCGCCCATCAATGGAGACAACCTCTATCAACTATCTCTACTGTATCTACTGGTTTAAAACTTCAAAAAGAGTTAAATATCATCGATGATAAAGATTTATATGATGGACTTGATAATATTAATAATACAGTGCAATATTTATCAAATACAATAGATGACTTTAGAAACTTTTTTAGAACAGATAAAGAAAAAAGCCAGTTTTCTGTACAAGAGTCTTTTGATAATGCTATATCTTTGGTAAAAACTTCATTTCATAATAAAGAAATAGAAATCATCAAAAATAGTGAAGACTATGAAATAAACTCATATAAAAATGAGCTTATCCAAGTAATAATAAATCTTCTAAACAATGCAAAAGATGAGCTTATTAAAAAAGATAAAAACTTTGAAAAAATAGTTTTCTTATCTGTATTTAAAGAAGATAATTCAATCAAAATTCAAGTTAAAGACAACGCAGGAGGAATTCCTGAAGATATTATAGATAGAGTCTTTGAACCTTACTTTACCACAAAACATCAAAGTCAAGGTACGGGTATAGGACTTTATATGAGTAGAGAGATAATCGTGAAAAATATGAATGGTAAAGTAGAAGTATATAATACTTCTTTTAACTATAACAACATACTATTTAAAGGTGCTGTTTTTCAGATAGATTTACCACTTCATACATAA